TGCCATCGGATCGGGCACGGACGTAGCGATAGAGACGGCGGACATCGCGCTTTTGCGCGGGGATCTTTTGAGCGTAGTCACTGCGATCCGTCTCTCGAAGGCGACCATAAAAAAAAATTCGGCAAAACCTGTTCTGGGCGTTTGGTTACAATTCACTCGGTGTCCCGCTGGCCGCATTCGGGTTCATCAGTCCGGTAATCGCCGGCGCCGCCATGGCGCTCAGTTCGGTGAGTGTCGTGAGTAACTCCGTGCTGCTCCGGCGTTTTCGCTCGACGGTGTGAGTTGGGGCGTGCGCTTGTGGTCGTCTGTGAATGCATGAAAAGACCATTTGAAAGGAGGTGATGGGATGGCGGTGGCAACGATTGAGGTACAGGGGATGACCTGTCAGGGGTGTGTCAAATCGGTCACGAAGGCGCTGCAGGCGGTTGACGGGGTGACGTCGACGGACGTGAGCCTTGAGAAAAACCAGGCGACCGTAACCTATGAAGAAGGCAAGGCGACGCTTGCGGATTTGAAGCTGGCGATTGAAAATGCGGGTTATGATGTGGCGTAAGTGCATTTAAAAAACGAGGTGGGCGTGCGGGTTCTCGCGAATCTGTGCGTCCGCGTTTTTTATGTCTGCAAAACCTTATTGTCTGATAAACGAGACGTAGTTTCACGGTTACAACGTCAATCCCTTAACCATTCATGAAGCGCATCGAGGGTCATGTCGGATTGCCGCAAAATCGATTGCAGTGTACCTGGGGCAAGCTCTCTGTGCATTGGAATAATCGCGATTTTTCCATCTGGATGGCGCATTTTATGATGGCTGCCTTTTTGACCGATCGATGAGAATCCGGCGTGAGTTAAAAAGGCAATCATTTGTTTTCCGGAAACGACAGGCAAACGTGGACTCATTGCACATTGACTTCAACAGGCGCAATGATCGGAGTTGTACCAGTCGGTGCGTCGTGATCTTCGAAGTATAGCTCCAACGCCTCTTGTAGATTGTTTAGGGCATCTTCTAAGGTTTTGCCCTGGCTGGTTACTTCCACTTCAAGACAGCGAGCCACAAACCATTCACCTTGACGTATAATGGCTGAAGTCAAACGGATCGCACTCATGGAAACAGGACCTCCCAAAACGATCTTTATTCGATTCAAACTTTGTGTACGGGAATAATGCATTTTTATTATATCATGATTGGCTTAGGGTGTGATTCTAAGGTGACGATTGTCTGATAAACGAGACGTAGTTTCACGGTTGCGTTGTGTGGCACGAAAAGGGAGCGGAGGCAAGCCTATGAGCATTTTGAACCGGATTCGAACCATTTTGGCGGGCGAACGATATTGCTCTGATGAGCACTTGGAAGGTTATCACAGGATCGGGCAAGATGTGTACGTTCTTGAGATGGAGCTTTTGGACGTGACAGAGCCGCATGCAAAAGCCATTGCGCGCGCCGCGCGCTGTTTTCAAGTGATCGGGGATGCGCTTTTGCAGGATGCGCGGGAGGATGATCAGAAGCGCTCGGTGGCGAGCATCACGCATGAGCAGGCGGAGGTTTTGTACGGAAGGATTCCTGATCTCATGGTTGCCGCCAGACAGGAGGCTGCGTTTGCGGGGAGTGCCCGCGTGAGTTTGCCGATTCGACTTGGGAAACGGGTAGAATCTGGCCATACTTGTCCGTTGGAGCCTTCATGCTAAGCCATCTTTCAATGACCTAGTTCAGGTAACTTGGTCAAATAACAGCATCCATCGCAGAAGATAGCCAAGTTAAAAATATTTATGCCAGATATCGATGTGGTTACTAATAAAGGCTTCCAAAGTTGTTCGTAGAACCAACACAGGTATGAAAGGTAGGTGTTTGTTTTCTCTGACCTTGTCAAACCAGTCCACAAAGCTCGAAATCGCCTTTCTATTCGTCACTAGGACGTAGTAATCAGGTTTATGAACCATCACTTTCAGCATTTCATCGTATATTTCCGTTCTCGTAATCTTAGTTTCTGGGTTCACTGAATACTTGCACTGCATGATGCATTTCATGGTAATTGACCTAGTCGGGAATATAGACAGCTTCGCTTCATACACGCCATCCCTGCCGCCGTCAGTTCCTTCCGGCAAAAAAATATGATTGCTGAAAAGGTCTAGGTTTTTCAAAACAACGTCGCGACAAAGTTCCTCGAAGGCTTGTCCTTGTGATGAATTGCCTGGTTGCATTTTTATCTTAGACCAGTCGATAACAATTTGTGGATGTTTCACCTGATTATATCGCGCTTCATCGATTGGCTGCTCGACGACCTGACTTGGATCGAATGTAAAATTAAGTCCGGTAGCCGAGGATCGTTGTAAGTTGTCGATGGTTACTTCGAAGAAGTTGTCACCCCTAATACATACGACAACAGACAAAGATTTAACATTTTCGGTTATAACCGGATCCTTGGAGCGTGAGTGAAAAACCATTAGGGTCGGCTTGATATTGGGCATAACCGCCTGCGCAGCAGGAGTACTAGCAGAAACTGATGGTGCTAAGGACTCGGCTCTGCAGGATGCGTAGTCGAGCACATCTCCATTTACGTCGTAGAGGACGCACGGGTTATTTCGAATCTCATCCAACAAGTCTGTCAAATCGAAACACCCCCAATTACATCATCTTCGGGGCGTGTGAGTGCGAACCAAAGGATCAACTGGTCTAGTTCATTGAAGTCAGGGTCATTCAGAGATGCATATACGTTGATAAGACAATCCACTACAATGCTTTCAATTCTCTCGATCACTCGGTCTGCAGAACCGTTTCCCCGTCCCTGCAATAATGAATCTCTGAGCCTAAGGTAGATGTCGAAGTCGTTTCGGAGCCAGACTCTTGCTTGCCCATAGGTGTATCCAGCTTCAGGAATATTCGGACCCGCCATTATAAGAGTTGCTCGGTCGAGCCATCCATATTTTCTAGAATCGTGTTCTTCCTTCAAAAGACTCTCAAGACATGTTAAATATCTTAAAAATCGCTGATCAGGAAACTCATAGCGTCGTGCGGATGCAAGTATGTCAAAAGCCCTCCTTACACGATTACTTATTGCTGAATCCATCACTGTGGTTTTCCTGAGATAGTCCCCCCATGGAGTCCCAACAGGAAATTTGTCACCAGTTAAGTTCACAGGAAATTTGACTGACCCACTCCCTATTCCATTGAAAAGGGTAGTTGCAGATGTTTTTGTATTCGCCGCATACGTGTGATGACCGAGATGATAGTCGTACAAACTACGATTGTCGATTAGGACTAAAATCGAATTGAGAGTTTCCTCGATTTTTCTCCGACCGTATGTCTTCGCACGCTCTGAATCGTTAGAATCAGCGAAAATCCGCTGTACAAATACCCACACCGGTTCATCCAACGGATTCCAGCCCACCTTGTCGACACCTGATATCTTCGAAAAATACTCAGTAACAATGTTGGGGCACTTATCAGAAGGCACGATTTTGACGTCGCCCAGATCGACTTCCGCATCCACTTGTAAGTTTTTTACTGGGGCGGCTAACAACCACTCGTCTAGCTTAATTGGAGTCTTGTAGTGGTTAGTCCACTGACTATTTCGTCCTGGCAACGACACTTCCATGAAATCGTGAAACGTCCGATTAAGATCTTCGGCTTCGCTAAAAAAACCAGCACTAAGGCGAAGCAGTGCATCGTGACCATACTTGTGAAGGAATGGACGTGGAGACTCCTGATCCGGAAGGTAACTATTGTCAACATCCGCATGTTGTACGACCTTTTCAACAAGAAGTAAAATATCGTTGAAAATCTCTTCAATAAAATCAGAAACATATTTTTGCAGTCCAATGAAATTCTCACGGACTACTAACTCTATAAGTTCTTGTATCTTTAATGGCGGGATTTTTATCGTATTTAAACGGTCTTTGACACCTGCTAGAAGCTTCTGGATAATTTTGTTCGATTCATCAAACCTTTTTCCCATTCGAGTATGATACACAACATCTCTGCAAACCGAGTCCACAATTTCCACGAGAACCTTGTGTACGAAGGGTTCTCCCCCTTCGGAAACAGCATGTTTCGCCGCTTGCGAAGCCAAATCATCACGGAGGAATTCATGGGACTTTTCAACCCAAGATTCGGCATATCTTGCACTCCATGTGTCACAGTATCCCGTACAGAGCAATCGATCCCTAACAGCTAAGATGGAATGAAACAACGTTCGACCGTAGAGTGTCCTTCGTTCCTTTGTGTGAGTTGACGTAAAGTTCAGCAAATTATACGAATCATGAGCATCAATTACTTGTTTTAAAGTTAGTGTCTGCTTCGGTTTAGTTTCCTCTTCTTCTATTTTCTGATCCTGCGACGCAGGGTTTTCATAACTCGTGGATAGATCTTTAAGAAAATAGGACAGATACGCTTCCAAGACTTGAACTGTTGTAGGAAAGTCGAAATCCTTAGTGTAGGATTTAATGACCGCTTCAACGCTTCCTTCAAATTTTCTACCAAATTTTTCATCCAGAATTTTCATCCAATGAAGTGTGTCGCTACTGAGGTGTCCGTTTGATAGGCTGATACTCCTGCGGATTAATTGCTGCGATACAGCCATATCAAAATCCCTCAAAAACATCGTGATAATGCGCAAGGTCTCTTCTGAGTAGTCCAAGCTTGCAAATTTCATCGTTTTTGTCCTTTTAAACATGACAATCCCCCATACTCGCCAAATATCCTTCACTGCTCACAACAGTGATTATAATGCTGCTCCTTCATGATATCCTCGCGTAGCAGTAAAGTCCGATTGCATGACCTTCCACTATCTTGGCACAATTTCGACTGCACTTTTTAGACAACGAGATATCACTGTATTGCGAACCCATACCGAC
This portion of the Ferroacidibacillus organovorans genome encodes:
- a CDS encoding heavy-metal-associated domain-containing protein, which translates into the protein MAVATIEVQGMTCQGCVKSVTKALQAVDGVTSTDVSLEKNQATVTYEEGKATLADLKLAIENAGYDVA
- a CDS encoding type II toxin-antitoxin system HicB family antitoxin, encoding MSAIRLTSAIIRQGEWFVARCLEVEVTSQGKTLEDALNNLQEALELYFEDHDAPTGTTPIIAPVEVNVQ
- a CDS encoding type II toxin-antitoxin system HicA family toxin: MSPRLPVVSGKQMIAFLTHAGFSSIGQKGSHHKMRHPDGKIAIIPMHRELAPGTLQSILRQSDMTLDALHEWLRD